Part of the Sulfuricella denitrificans skB26 genome is shown below.
CTGTGCCCGCACATAATCGACTTCTTCGTAGTTTCGGAACAGGAATGGAATTTCCAGTACGCGTGCCGGAGAATAAATGGAGCCGATGCCATGCCCTGTCATGGCAGCGCCGTGAATTTGACCAAAGCGAATTTTTCGCAGCATGTCGGGTTCGTCTCCCGAAACGCCGCCGGGATAGAACTTGAACTTGAGACGGCCCTGGCTTTCTTTTTCTACCTTGCCCGCCCATTCCGCAATCACATTCATCCAGGTCGAGCCTGCCGGCGCGAGGGTGGCGAATTTCAGCACATAAGTTTCATCCGCCCGTGCAGTAAACGCACACAGCAGCAACAGGAAAAACACCCATTTTCTTATCATCAAAATAATTCCTCCTCATTTTTTAGCAGGTTTTTTGCTTTGTGTTGAGCGATTGCGTTGGCAAGCGCCATCTCTGAAAAATTATCCGGCGGCGTGTCGACTACCGCGGTGAGCTTGTCGTGGAATGCCTTGCGGTTACCTTGCTGCACCGCGAGATATTGTGCATACAGCACGTCAGCAATAAGCAATTTGCCTTGTGTGATATTTCGCGCTTTGCCGAAATGCATTTCGGACAGCGCGAAATTGCCTCCCAGCATCGGTGGGCGGCTGCCATACCATACTCCGAAGAAGATATGGGGGCCGCCGAAATAGAAGGTTTCATCGAGTTCCAGCACCCGCTGCATAAGTGCCTCCGCCTTCCCCATATCGGCGATACGTGCCGGGTCGGTACGGTTCATGTCGATCCACTTGGCCCAGTTGGATGCAGCCCAGAATAGGTCAGGAACCGCATCGCGTCCAAGAGTTGCCAGCTTTTGATGCAGCACGTCCAGCTGCATGTTCATGGGATCCCCCAGTCCGGCTGTCTCCAGTGCCGCCAAGGCATGTTCCAGCCCTCTGCGATAGAGCGCTGAAGCACGTACAGGGTTATCGTCCTCGACAAAGCCGAATGTATAGCCATAAAAACCTTGCGCCGCATGGATTCTCAGTTCACGGTTGGCAGGTAATTCACGAGTCAGGCTTTCCACCAGCTTGAGATTGGCGGGAATCGCAGCCTTGGCCAACTCCAGATCGGGCTCCCGGTTCATCGCAGCCACACCGCTATCCATGATCGACAGCGAGGAACGCGCTACGATCTGTCCCGTGGAGCAGGCATTCAACAGCAATGCGCACAAGCCGATCAAAGCCAGCCTCAGTATATTTTTCGGGGATCTCATTTTTATGAACCTTTGCTTATTACCCAAAACAAGATAATACCCAAAAGTCAGGCATGATATGCCGGTTTGTTTAAATCAATGAGCCAGTGCGTGGCTGTGGTAAAATTACGCGCTTCGATTTATGTGTGGATTGCAGCAGTGCTTTCCAAAAATCGTCATAAATAAATCCATGCCCGGGTGGTGAAATAGGTAGACACAAGGGACTTAAAATCCCTCGGCTTAACGGCTGTACCGGTTCGATTCCGGTCCCGGGCACCAATAAAAACAATTGGTTAGAATATTATATCTGGCCTGTTTGCTTTTGAGTGTGACGGAAACGTGGCAATTCCAACACATTCTCCAACTGACCGAGTTCATCCGTGAATCGCCCCGCTCAAGCTAGACACCTTATAAGCCTTGAACTAGAGGCAACAAGGAGGTGTTATGAGCAGCAAACGTTAGAGTTCGAAAAAAATTATTTCAACCGGCTCGTAAAGTGTCAAGTGGAGCCGGGGCGATTCAGAGAGCTTGAAGGGAGAGATTGTTGGCGATTGCCGGGACGAATCGCGCACGGCGCACGGCGGGTCTTATCGTGGCGTCTGTACTGTGCGGGGTCATCGTGTTGGGGGTGGCCAAGTGGCCCGAAATCCAGTTCGAACTCGGCTATGCATACGAAATCGGAAACTTCCACGGCTGGTCCCCCGGTTTCACCCAGGACTACCGAAAGGCGGCCCATTGGCTGGCCAGAGCGGCAAAGGAGAACCATCCCCGAGCGCAGTACAAGCTGGGCATTCTCCATGCCCAAGGCTGGGGCGTGCCCAGGAACGGCAACCGGGCCGTGGAATGGTTCACCCGGTCCGCCCGGAACGGCTACGGACCCGCCTGCTACCATCTCGGCTGGATGTATCATAAGGGCGATGGCGTGCCCCGGGATGATGGCCGGGCAATTCGATTGCTGGAACAGGCGGCCAGCCAGGGCATGGCCGCGGCTCACTTGGCCTTGGGCAGGTTTTATGAGCGCGGCGAAGGCGTGTCGGTGGATGCAGTCCAGGCCCTCAAGTGGTATGCCCTGGCTGTGCATTTCGCCCGATCCCGGCCGGGACTGTTCGACAACGCGGCATTCGCAGAGCGTGCTCTTGCCGCCTTTGATGCGCTGACCGCACGGATGGACCATTCCAGCGCAGAACAGGGTCGGATGCTTACACCCTCAAAGGTCGTGCTGGTTCAAGTCCGACCCCGGCACCACTTCAATTCTATTAGCTAAGTTTGCGCTCGCGAAGCTTCAGCGAAAGGGCGACGGAGCTTTCAGCTTCGCCAGTTTGACTTGAATTCTGACGTTATTGTCAGCGATCCAAATTTCTTCATCCTGAATGGTCAGTTGCAACTGCATGGTGCGTTGTACCATCGTTGCCAGGGCTTGACTGGTGGTTTCCGACAGGTTGATTACGGTCAGGTTGTTGAGCCGTTCGAGTTTGCTGCCGTTCTGGTTCCACCAGATATCGGCGCCACGGCCGCCATAGGTATACACGACTACCTGCCTTGAGCGGCCACAGGCTTTGCGTATAAGTTTTTCATCTGGCAAACCCACGTCTATCCAGAGTTCAATGGAGCCGGTCAAGTCCTTTTGCCACAGATCGGGTTCTTCATCGGTGCTCAGCCCCTTGCCGAACGACAATGCCTCATCGGCGTGCAACCCAAATGCCAGCACTCGTACCATCATGCGTTCATCGGTTTCCGAGGGGTGCTGGGCGATAGTGAGCGCATGGTCATGGTAATAGTTGCGATCCATGTTGGCGATTTGCAACTCGGCTTTGAAGATGGTTGATTTAATGGCCATAATTTTACTGTTTCAGTTGTCGTGGGTGTCACATCAGGGATGCGAAGAATAACCGATTTGGTTGCGTGCGCGAAGTGTCTGACCGAGGCATGGTTGACACTAAATTTGCGGCGTCGTACCGTGGCGAATCAATATTTCTGGAATCTTTCATGCAAACCGTAGAAATCCCGCTTAAAGGCGAATATGTTGAACTCTGCAACCTGCTCAAACTTGCCGGCGTGGCAGACAGTGGCGGGCGCGGGAAAATCCTGGTCGCTGAGGGACGGGTTACTGTGGACGGGCAGCCAGAGAGTCGCAAAACGGCGAAAATTCGTGCCGGTCAGGTCGTCGAATGTCTTGGGGTGCGGATTGCTGTCGTGGGTCTGTAATCAGGGTTAATGGCGCTATAATCTTCGCTATTCGAGCCATATTATCAACCCTGCTTAACATGTCGAACCCATTTACAGCCTGCTGGACGAGCAAAGGAAACAATCTTTGCCTTGGCCAATGGGAAATCCACTACCTTGGCCGGTCTCTGGCCATCGATGCCGAGCGGCGCGAGAAAGACATGGGCACCTTCGGCATATTCAGCTACATCTACCTTGATGATGAAGATTTTGCCGAAGGGTTGCTAGAGGACGACTGGATTCTTGAGCACGCCGGATGGCTGGCCGATCTTTTTTCCGAGCACGAGATTCCCGTGGATGAGGCGCACATGCGCTGGTTCTATCAGGCGGCCAATCCTCATGACTGGCGGTGTGGCAGTTGCGGCGGGTGCCTCTAGACGTCAGCGGGTTGAAGCTCAGACTCGGTTGCATCGTTTCCGGCGGTATGGCGCTCGATAAAGCTATCGAGAAAACGACGCAGAAAGCCTTCGGTCTGTGAGCTGTGAAAACGGTCGATTTCCTGCCCGCGGCTGTACGCGATAACTGTCGGGAAGCCTCTTGCCTGATGCCGACCGGCGATACGCATGTTTTCGTCTGCATCGACTTTCGCCAGCACAAATTTGCCGTCGTATTCCTTGACCAGTCTTTCCAGCATCGGCCCCAGCACACGACACGGGCTGCACCATTCGGCGCCGATATCCAGCAACACTGGCACCTCGTGCGAACGGGCAACCACTAGTTCGTCGAAATCGTCTTCTTCTACGTCGTAAGAGAGAATCATTGTCTTGAATAATCTGAATTAAGGGCAGGCAATAGTTTAAACAAGCTGTTCGCTTTTAGCCACTGCCCAGATGGGTAACCCGTGAGGTTAATGTGCCTTCCTGGCGGGGGGGCGTTTTGTTGGTGACGGTAAATTGAGGTCATCCATCAGTGCCAGAATTCGGTCGGCCACTTCCTGAGGCGGGGTGGCATAGGCAAACTTGCCGAGAAAGCTTCCATCCGGCCCCAGCAGGTACATGCCTGCCGAGTGGTCCACCGAATAATTGTCTTTTTCTGCGCCCGGTTCCCAGTGTTTTTCATACCGTACCTTGAAGTGGTCGGCTACGCGTCGCACCAGTTCCGGCGAGCCGGTGAGGCCGATGATGCGCGGGTGGAAATACGCGGTATAGCGGCGCAACACTTCGGGAGTATCCCGTTCCGGGTCCACGGTCACGAACAAGGGTTGCAACTGCTCGGCCCGGCTGCCTAGTTTTTCCATGATCAGCGATATTTCCGCCAGGGTGGTCGGGCAGATATCCGGGCAGAAAGTGTAACCGAAGGCGATGAGCTGAAAGCTGCCACGAAAATCCTGATCGGAAATCGCTCGTCCCTTGGTATCCATCAGTAAATAACGGGAAACGATCCCGATTTTCGGCTGATCATCCTCAACGGGCGAAGAGGGCTCTGCCCAGGCAGGCGCCGTGCATAGAAGAGCTGCAGTCAGGATGGAAAGATACAATCTATTCATGGTGTTACTTCACCACTGAGGCTGGTACGGCAGCCTGCAAGCGCTGAATTGCTTCATCGACTTGTCCGTTGAGAGTAGGGCCATCAGGGCAGGTCGTCTGCTCGTTCTTGTTATGGTCCAGAAAGGCCTTGTTGGTGGCCTCCTCGAAAGCCGCTCCGTAGCGCCGCGACTTGGGTGCGTGCTGAATTATCACAGACTTGATGAGGGAGGCGGTTTCTGCGTAGCCGCAGGCAAGTGCTTGCCCGTTGAGGCTACCCAAAATCTGAGTCTCCGCCAGACCCGCATCAGTGATGGAGTCAGTCGCGTGGGCGGAGAGTGCCAGGCTCAGGCAACACAGCAGAAGGGCGGAACGCTTCATATTACTTTTCCTTTTGAATTTCATGGATGGATCATGTCGGGAATTATAGCAGTCTTGATGAAACCGGAAGTTGCTATGATGAAATGTGAAGCCGCCTGATTCGGCATTTGAAGGAAAAACATGCACCCCGCTCTGCGCACTCTGATTCTGGGTATTGTGGCCGTTGGTCTGGCAGGTTGCTCCACCCCCAATCCGCGTTACCAATCCATTTACCGCTATGAACCGCCTGCCGATAGCGCAGGACAGGCTTGCCTGGAAAAATGCGGTCAGAAAATGGAGGTGTGCCAGCAACGCTGCACAGCGGATTACCAGACTTGCCTGGCAGACATAGCACCATTGGTGGAAGAGCGGTACGGCGAGGCCCTCAAGCGCTATGCGGCTGAACTGGATCGCTATCGTTGGGAACTGGAGCATTATCAGCTGTACTTGTCCATGCGCTGGCGTGATTCCATCTGGTATGGCCATGGGTTTTACCACCCCTGGCCTGAACCATACTATTTTCCACCTGTTGCGCCGAAAAAACCCACCCGCGACGAGGCGTTCGACCGGCTAAGGAAGGAAAGGTGCGAGGTTGAATGCGGCTGTCAGCCGATTTATGACGCCTGCTTTCTTGCCTGCGGCGGCAAGCGGATACAAGAGGTGAGGTGCATCACGGATTGCCCTGAGGGAAAATGACAGATTCCTAACCGTTTGCCAGTCTCTGCAGCACCGCTTTAAGCAGCTGCCAGCAGCGTCCTACCGATTCGATCTCGACGCTTTCTCCCGGCGCATGAGCGCCGCGGATGTCCGGCCCGAAGGAAATCATGTCCAGATGCGGATGGCTGGACGCGAGCAGGCCGCACTCCAGCCCGGCATGGATAACCTGCAGGTTGGCGGGCTGTCCGAATTCCTGACGGTAAACCTGTTGGCAAAGGTCGAGCAGGGGAGAGGCGGGGTTTGGTGTCCAGCCCGGATAGGCGCCATCCTTCCAAGCGCGCATTCCAGATGAAGCAGCATGCGTGACCACCTCGTCGGCCAGCGTATCGGCGCGTGCATCGTGCAGCGAGCGTACCTTGAACGTGGCGCGGAACACGCCCTGTTCGAGCGCGACCACGCCGAGATTGCAGGAGGTATCCGTCACACCGGGAAAGGCATCGCTGGTGCGCGCCACGCCGTTGGCAGCAGTATTGAGGAAGTCGAGTAATCGATTCTGGTCTGCACGTAAAATGGAGCTGCCTTGTGGCGTATTGCAAGGTTCGCATGCCAGCGACACTTTCGCATCCACCTTCGCGAAGTGTTTCCGCCATGGCGTAAGTTTCTGTTGCGCCCAAGCTTCCAGTTGCGCCGCATCAGCAGCAGGCAGCGCGAATACCGCAAATGCCTCGCGAGGAATCGCGTTGCGCGCCGTGCCGCCCTGCATGCCGATCAGGCGCAAATTGAAGAGTTCGGCCAGCTCATGCAGCGCCTCCACCAGCAGCTTGATCGCATTGCCGCGCCCGAGATGGATGTCGATGCCGGAGTGGCCACCGCGCAGCCCGGACACTTCCAGTCGCATCAACGCATAACCCGACGGCAAGCCTTCCTGTGCGCAGTCGTGGCGCACCTCCACATCCACGCCGCCCGCGCAGCCCAAATAGAAATGCCCCCACTCCTCGGTGTCGAGGTTGATCAGCGTCTTGCCCTGCAAGGTGCTGGGGGCCAGACCGCGCGCACCATCCATGCCCGATTCCTCGTTGATGGTGAGCAGCACTTCCAGCGCCGGATGAATCAGCCCAGGCTCTTCCAGCGCAGCCAGCGCAAGCGCTACGCCGATGCCGTTATCAGCACCAAGCGTGGTGTTTTCAGCGATGACCCAGCCATCGCGCACCACTGTCTGGATCGCATCGTGCTCGAAGTCGTGCTGCGTGCCGGAATTAGCCTGGCAAACCATGTCGAGATGCCCCTGCATGATCACGCCGGGCATCGCCTCGCAACCGGAGCTGGCAGGCTTGCGCAGAATTAGATTGCCGACAGCATCAACCTGGGTCGAAATACCAAGATTCACCGCCCAGGCAATCAGGTGGTCGCGTAGCGCCGCCTCATGCAGGGAGGAACGTGGGATGGCGCAGAGGGTTGCGAAGTGTGCCCAGACGGAATGGGGTTGCAGGTTTTTCATATCGTTATTCGTTGTTACCGTAGAACACAGGATTTCACGTTATTTTACAGGGCCGAAACCTAAGCCTCCAACTCGGTATAAAATTCACTTATTGTTTGCAGTAAAAACCAACTGACAAGGGTTTCAGAATGCGTACTATGGCTCTCATCTTATTTCTGATCAGTATATGTTCATTCGCCGTTGCTGCTCCTGGCGAACTGGGCGCCGGACACACGCCACCGCCGCAAGCCACACAGGCCTGCCAGGGTAAGTCGCAAGGTGCGGCATGCCGCTTCGACACACCGCGCGGCATCCTCAGCGGAGCTTGCCGCAATGTGCCCAACGCCTTTGCCTGCGTGCCGGATGGCGGCATGCAACAGCGCGGTAACAACGCTCGGCCTGCACAGAACCGGCCGGTCGGGCAGGGCGGTCCCGTGTCTCAGCCTTTGCCTGCTTCCGCCCCCATAGCTAATACCACTTCGGCCAAGAGCCGGGTGGTCGACACTGCACAGGTTTATTGCTTTGACGACAATGGCGCCGTCATTACCTGTCCGCAACGCGGTGAAAAATTCTTCGGGCAGGATGCGCAATTTATCGGTACCCAACCCGCCTATCGCGACAACGGCGACGGCACGGTGAGCGACCTCAACACAGGGCTGGTCTGGCAGAAGGCGCACAACGCCAAACGCGTGGGTTATTCCGAAGCCAGGCGCGATTGCGAAGCGTTGGTGCTCGGCGGCAAACATGACTGGCGGCTGCCGTCACTGAAAGAATTGTTTTCCATCGCCGATTTCAGTGGTTCGCAAGGCACCGGGCGCTTCTATCTGGATAGCCGCTATTTCAATATGGCCTACCCAAGCGCAACAGATGACATGGGTCGTGAAGCGTCGCACCACCCCGAGATGATGGGGCAGACATGGTCATCGACCCTCTACACCGGCAACCACATGGGGCGAGGGGTGGAAGCGGCGTTCTTCTTCAACTTCTTCGACGGTCATATCAAAAACGCGCCGACTTCAGGCCCGTTCAGCCTGTTCCACCGCTGTGTGCGCGGAGCGGAATATCTGGGACACAACGATTTCAGCAATAACAAGGATGGCAGTGTAAGCGACAACGCCACCGGTCTCACCTGGCAACAAGCTGACGACGGCAAAACGCGCGACTGGCCTGAAGCATTGCGCTATTGCAGCACGCTTAATCTGGCCGGTAAGCGTTATTGGCGCCTGCCCAACGTAAAAGAGTTGCAGAGCATCGTAGATTATTCGCGCAATGATCCCGCTATCGACACACGGATTTTTACGCAGACTGATCGCAACGGCTGGTACTGGTCGAGCACCACGCACGGTGACAACACGCGCATGGCGTCTTATGTCTGCTTCGGCAAATGCACCTCGTCGGGGGGCGTGGATACGCATGGTGCGGGCGCGCAACGCGCCGACCCGAAAACCGGAAACCCAACGAGTTATAGCTCACTGGGTGGGCAGAGCGATGCGGTGAGGATAGATAACTACGTGCGGTGTGTCAGGTAGCGCAACGGCTCTGACTGTGAGGTGTGCCAGCTTGTCGCTGTCAGGCCTTGATCGCCCGTATCAGCAGATATTCGTGGCGGACGACATTGTCATGCAGATATTCGTGCATCAGTTCTTCCATTTCGTTTCGCCACGCTTCCAGGCTGGCGGGGTCGTTCTGCAATGCCTGTGCGGTGCGGATGAAAGGGCCGGTTTTGGCTTCCAGAAACAGGCGCAAATGTCGTGGGCTGAGTGCCGGAATGGCCATGATGCCCCGTTCGGCGTGCATGCGTTTGACGCTGTCGCCCATCCGTTGCCGCACGATAGCGACATCACCCCAATGGACTGGTGAAACAATGCCCGGAGGCGGTGGGACATACTTTGCATTCAAGTCGAACATGCGGCCGATCAATTGTTCGCCGGGCCAGGTGGCGAAGGCAATCATGCCGCCGGGTTTCAACACGCGCAGCATCTCGCTGACCGCGACATCGTGCCGGGGCGCGAACATATGCCCGAACTGGCTCAACACCACATCGAACGAAGCATCCGGAAAAGGCAGCGCCTCGGCGTCTCCTTCATGCCAGACAATATCATCATAGCCGGCAATCGTGGCGCTTTCCTTCGCCTGTGCGAGCAGTGCAGGGGTCAGGTCCAGCCCCGTCACTCTGGCGCCTTTAATGCGCGCTGTGATCGCAACCACGCCCGTTCCCGTTCCCACATCCAGCACCGTCTGGCCGCCCGTCACACCGGCATAGCGTACCAGATGGCCGGCCACGGGCGTTGTAAACACGGCCATTTCGCCGAAATTTCCCAGGGTCCAGGTTTCGCGTTGTCTGGATTTGAATTCGGCTATCGGGTCCATGCTCATGCTAACTCCTTCGAAGTACAGATGAACGATTCGTGCTCAGCTAAGGTAGGTTGGGCGGAGCGTAGCGATACCCAGCAATTGCCAGCGATGGGTATCGTGTTGCTCAACCCATTCTGCGCGGGCTGTACTGTAGCTCGGGCCTAGCCTGTGCTATAGCTATTCCGGCACACCTTGCCATAGCATGTCGTATCCCAGTTCCTTGCTGTCGGTACACAACTTGCCCAGCGCCTCGAATTTATCCTTGAACGTCTTGTCGGCGTGTGACTTTTCGTGCTCCTCATAACTGTTCCAGAATGTGACGATCGCCACATGGCTCTCAGCCGGAGCTGCGCCGCTCAGAGAACCCTCGTCGGAAACGAAACCCGAAAACTGAAAGACCTGCCCGGCGATAAATCCGCCTTTGTCGCCGCCGTAAGTTTCTTTCACCACATTGCACATCTCACCCAGTGCCTGCTCGACTTCTTCAATAGTGACGCCGGGTTTGAGTTTGACCGTATTAAAAAGCATCTTGCAGCCGAAAGGGATAGTGATAGGTTCAAACATGTCAGGCTCTCCTTGGTAAAGGGCTATGGAATTT
Proteins encoded:
- a CDS encoding RNA-binding S4 domain-containing protein; translation: MQTVEIPLKGEYVELCNLLKLAGVADSGGRGKILVAEGRVTVDGQPESRKTAKIRAGQVVECLGVRIAVVGL
- a CDS encoding TRAP transporter TatT component family protein — translated: MRSPKNILRLALIGLCALLLNACSTGQIVARSSLSIMDSGVAAMNREPDLELAKAAIPANLKLVESLTRELPANRELRIHAAQGFYGYTFGFVEDDNPVRASALYRRGLEHALAALETAGLGDPMNMQLDVLHQKLATLGRDAVPDLFWAASNWAKWIDMNRTDPARIADMGKAEALMQRVLELDETFYFGGPHIFFGVWYGSRPPMLGGNFALSEMHFGKARNITQGKLLIADVLYAQYLAVQQGNRKAFHDKLTAVVDTPPDNFSEMALANAIAQHKAKNLLKNEEELF
- a CDS encoding tetratricopeptide repeat protein, with the protein product MASVLCGVIVLGVAKWPEIQFELGYAYEIGNFHGWSPGFTQDYRKAAHWLARAAKENHPRAQYKLGILHAQGWGVPRNGNRAVEWFTRSARNGYGPACYHLGWMYHKGDGVPRDDGRAIRLLEQAASQGMAAAHLALGRFYERGEGVSVDAVQALKWYALAVHFARSRPGLFDNAAFAERALAAFDALTARMDHSSAEQGRMLTPSKVVLVQVRPRHHFNSIS
- a CDS encoding class I SAM-dependent methyltransferase; its protein translation is MSMDPIAEFKSRQRETWTLGNFGEMAVFTTPVAGHLVRYAGVTGGQTVLDVGTGTGVVAITARIKGARVTGLDLTPALLAQAKESATIAGYDDIVWHEGDAEALPFPDASFDVVLSQFGHMFAPRHDVAVSEMLRVLKPGGMIAFATWPGEQLIGRMFDLNAKYVPPPPGIVSPVHWGDVAIVRQRMGDSVKRMHAERGIMAIPALSPRHLRLFLEAKTGPFIRTAQALQNDPASLEAWRNEMEELMHEYLHDNVVRHEYLLIRAIKA
- a CDS encoding thioredoxin family protein, producing MILSYDVEEDDFDELVVARSHEVPVLLDIGAEWCSPCRVLGPMLERLVKEYDGKFVLAKVDADENMRIAGRHQARGFPTVIAYSRGQEIDRFHSSQTEGFLRRFLDSFIERHTAGNDATESELQPADV
- a CDS encoding Lcl C-terminal domain-containing protein; the encoded protein is MALILFLISICSFAVAAPGELGAGHTPPPQATQACQGKSQGAACRFDTPRGILSGACRNVPNAFACVPDGGMQQRGNNARPAQNRPVGQGGPVSQPLPASAPIANTTSAKSRVVDTAQVYCFDDNGAVITCPQRGEKFFGQDAQFIGTQPAYRDNGDGTVSDLNTGLVWQKAHNAKRVGYSEARRDCEALVLGGKHDWRLPSLKELFSIADFSGSQGTGRFYLDSRYFNMAYPSATDDMGREASHHPEMMGQTWSSTLYTGNHMGRGVEAAFFFNFFDGHIKNAPTSGPFSLFHRCVRGAEYLGHNDFSNNKDGSVSDNATGLTWQQADDGKTRDWPEALRYCSTLNLAGKRYWRLPNVKELQSIVDYSRNDPAIDTRIFTQTDRNGWYWSSTTHGDNTRMASYVCFGKCTSSGGVDTHGAGAQRADPKTGNPTSYSSLGGQSDAVRIDNYVRCVR
- a CDS encoding aminoacyl-histidine dipeptidase → MKNLQPHSVWAHFATLCAIPRSSLHEAALRDHLIAWAVNLGISTQVDAVGNLILRKPASSGCEAMPGVIMQGHLDMVCQANSGTQHDFEHDAIQTVVRDGWVIAENTTLGADNGIGVALALAALEEPGLIHPALEVLLTINEESGMDGARGLAPSTLQGKTLINLDTEEWGHFYLGCAGGVDVEVRHDCAQEGLPSGYALMRLEVSGLRGGHSGIDIHLGRGNAIKLLVEALHELAELFNLRLIGMQGGTARNAIPREAFAVFALPAADAAQLEAWAQQKLTPWRKHFAKVDAKVSLACEPCNTPQGSSILRADQNRLLDFLNTAANGVARTSDAFPGVTDTSCNLGVVALEQGVFRATFKVRSLHDARADTLADEVVTHAASSGMRAWKDGAYPGWTPNPASPLLDLCQQVYRQEFGQPANLQVIHAGLECGLLASSHPHLDMISFGPDIRGAHAPGESVEIESVGRCWQLLKAVLQRLANG
- a CDS encoding YaeQ family protein codes for the protein MAIKSTIFKAELQIANMDRNYYHDHALTIAQHPSETDERMMVRVLAFGLHADEALSFGKGLSTDEEPDLWQKDLTGSIELWIDVGLPDEKLIRKACGRSRQVVVYTYGGRGADIWWNQNGSKLERLNNLTVINLSETTSQALATMVQRTMQLQLTIQDEEIWIADNNVRIQVKLAKLKAPSPFR
- a CDS encoding SCO family protein is translated as MNRLYLSILTAALLCTAPAWAEPSSPVEDDQPKIGIVSRYLLMDTKGRAISDQDFRGSFQLIAFGYTFCPDICPTTLAEISLIMEKLGSRAEQLQPLFVTVDPERDTPEVLRRYTAYFHPRIIGLTGSPELVRRVADHFKVRYEKHWEPGAEKDNYSVDHSAGMYLLGPDGSFLGKFAYATPPQEVADRILALMDDLNLPSPTKRPPARKAH